The proteins below are encoded in one region of Juglans microcarpa x Juglans regia isolate MS1-56 chromosome 4D, Jm3101_v1.0, whole genome shotgun sequence:
- the LOC121260715 gene encoding pto-interacting protein 1-like, which translates to MSCFSCCQEDDVHKAAESGGPYPVKTSAGNDGGYHTSDTAPKGAQTVKVQPIEVPAIPVDELKEITENFGTGALIGEGSYGRVYHGVLQSGQPAAIKKLDASKQPDEEFLAQVSMVSRLKHENFVQLLGYCIDGNSRILAYEFASNGSLHDILHGRKGVKGAQPGPVLSWVQRVKIAVGAAKGLEYLHEKSNPHIIHRDIKSSNVLIFDDDVAKIADFDLSNQAPDMAARLHSTRVLGTFGYHAPEYAMTGQLNAKSDVYSFGVVLLELLTGRKPVDHTLPRGQQSLVTWATPKLSEDKVRQCVDTRLNGDFPPKAVAKMAAVAALCVQYEADFRPNMSIVVKALQPLLHTRPGPAGETPSL; encoded by the exons ATGAGCTGCTTTAGTTGTTGTCAAGAAGATGATGTCCATAAAGCTGCTGAAAGCGGAGGTCCATACCCGGTGAAAACTTCAGCAG GAAATGATGGAGGCTATCATACATCAGACACTGCACCCAAGGGTGCACAAACTGTGAAAGTCCAGCCCATCGAAGTTCCTGCCATACCAGTGGATGAACTAAAGGAAATTACAGAGAACTTTGGTACAGGTGCTTTAATTGGAGAGGGCTCTTATGGAAGAGTATATCATGGGGTTCTTCAAAGTGGGCAGCCTGCAGCAATCAAGAAGTTAGATGCCAGCAAACAACCCGATGAGGAATTTTTAGCCCAG GTTTCTATGGTTTCAAGGCTGAAGCATGAAAATTTTGTCCAGTTGCTTGGTTACTGCATTGATGGGAATTCTCGCATTCTTGCCTATGAGTTTGCATCTAATGGATCTCTTCATGATATTCTACATG ggAGGAAGGGGGTTAAAGGAGCACAACCTGGTCCTGTTCTTTCATGGGTACAACGTGTTAAAATAGCTGTAGGGGCTGCAAAAGGGCTCGAGTACTTGCATGAAAAGAGCAATCCTCATATCATCCATCGTGACATCAAGTCCAGCAATGTACTGATCTTTGATGATGATGTTGCAAAGATTGCGGACTTTGATTTGTCAAATCAAGCTCCTGATATGGCTGCACGTCTTCATTCAACACGTGTTCTAGGAACCTTTGGTTATCATGCACCAGA GTATGCCATGACTGGACAACTGAATGCTAAGAGTGATGTTTACAGCTTTGGTGTTGTCCTGCTTGAACTTTTGACAGGGAGAAAACCTGTTGATCATACCTTACCACGTGGACAGCAGAGTTTAGTAACATGG gcTACACCAAAACTTAGCGAAGACAAGGTTAGGCAGTGTGTTGATACAAGACTTAACGGAGATTTTCCTCCCAAGGCAGTTGCAAAG ATGGCTGCTGTTGCTGCATTGTGTGTGCAATATGAAGCTGACTTCCGGCCGAACATGAGCATTGTAGTCAAAGCCCTCCAGCCACTGTTACATACTCGGCCTGGACCCGCTGGTGAAACACCAAGCTtgtga